The following are encoded in a window of Flavobacterium cupriresistens genomic DNA:
- a CDS encoding 3-deoxy-D-manno-octulosonic acid transferase, with protein sequence MLFLYNLVVYLATFFLKIVSLFSPKIKLFTEGRKNVFTILEEKIKPTDRTIWFHAASLGEYEQGLPVIEKIKEKYPSHKIIVTFFSPSGYEVRKNNTVADVTLYLPLDTKSNAKRFLKLAHPELVFFIKYEFWLNYLKELKENKTPTYLVSGIFRDSQMFFKWYGGFYREALKTFTYFFVQNQSSKEKIEALGFHNVIVSGDTRFDRVNAILERDNTLDFIENFKNNQTTIVIGSSWPKDEALLAEYINQAPENVKFIIAPHNIKADQIASLTAQITKSAVLYSEKENSDLPTYNVFIIDTIGLLTKIYSYGTIAYVGGGFGNPGIHNILEPATFGIPIVIGPNYANFAEAVQLVTLGGCTVINNKEELKQNLDRLISDETYYKEKAQICKSFIQDNKGATNSVMEIVS encoded by the coding sequence ATGCTTTTTCTATACAATTTAGTCGTTTATCTTGCTACGTTTTTTCTGAAAATTGTTTCCTTATTTAGTCCGAAAATTAAGCTTTTTACAGAGGGAAGAAAAAACGTCTTCACGATATTGGAAGAAAAGATAAAACCCACAGACAGAACAATCTGGTTTCACGCTGCCTCTCTTGGAGAGTACGAACAAGGCCTTCCTGTTATTGAAAAAATCAAAGAAAAATACCCTTCACACAAAATCATTGTTACCTTCTTTTCCCCTTCCGGATACGAAGTGCGTAAAAATAACACAGTAGCAGATGTTACCTTATACCTGCCTTTAGACACCAAAAGCAACGCTAAACGTTTTTTAAAACTAGCACATCCCGAACTGGTATTTTTTATCAAATATGAATTCTGGCTTAATTACCTGAAAGAACTCAAAGAAAACAAAACACCTACTTATTTAGTTTCCGGAATTTTCAGAGACAGTCAGATGTTTTTTAAATGGTATGGCGGATTTTATCGTGAAGCTTTAAAAACATTTACTTACTTCTTTGTACAAAATCAAAGTTCAAAAGAAAAGATAGAAGCTCTTGGCTTCCACAATGTGATTGTTTCCGGTGACACTCGTTTTGACCGAGTGAATGCTATTTTAGAAAGAGACAATACGCTTGATTTTATTGAAAATTTCAAAAACAATCAAACCACAATTGTTATCGGAAGTTCATGGCCAAAAGACGAAGCCTTATTAGCCGAATACATCAATCAGGCTCCTGAAAATGTAAAGTTCATTATTGCCCCACATAATATAAAAGCAGATCAGATTGCGAGCCTCACAGCTCAAATTACGAAATCAGCTGTCCTATATTCTGAAAAAGAAAACAGCGACCTACCTACTTATAATGTCTTTATTATTGACACAATAGGCTTATTGACTAAAATATATAGTTATGGAACGATTGCCTACGTAGGAGGTGGATTTGGAAACCCAGGCATTCATAACATTCTAGAACCGGCTACTTTTGGCATTCCAATTGTGATTGGTCCAAACTACGCTAATTTTGCCGAGGCTGTACAATTGGTAACGCTTGGAGGCTGTACCGTTATCAACAACAAAGAGGAGCTAAAACAAAATCTGGATCGTTTGATCTCGGACGAAACTTATTATAAAGAAAAAGCACAAATCTGTAAGTCGTTTATTCAGGACAATAAAGGAGCTACAAACAGCGTTATGGAAATCGTTTCGTAA
- a CDS encoding RNA methyltransferase, with protein sequence MRKLENSELDRKSIEDFKESKKTPLILVLDDIRSLHNIGSVFRTADAFLIEKIILCGITATPPNKEIHKTALGATETVAWEHHENVLEVIENLKKENVLTLAIEQVESSVFLQDFEVKKDQKYALVFGNEVYGVAQEAVALCDGCIEIPQLGTKHSLNISVSAGIVVWDLFQKLSWPK encoded by the coding sequence ATGAGAAAACTTGAAAATAGTGAACTAGACCGAAAATCAATTGAAGATTTTAAAGAATCCAAAAAAACACCGCTGATTTTAGTATTGGATGATATTCGCAGTTTACACAATATAGGATCTGTATTCAGAACCGCTGATGCTTTTTTGATTGAAAAAATAATCCTGTGTGGTATTACCGCTACTCCTCCCAACAAAGAAATTCACAAAACCGCTCTTGGCGCTACCGAAACTGTAGCTTGGGAACATCATGAAAATGTATTGGAGGTTATTGAAAACTTAAAGAAAGAAAACGTACTGACGCTTGCCATCGAACAAGTAGAAAGCTCTGTTTTTCTTCAGGATTTTGAAGTAAAGAAAGATCAAAAATACGCCTTGGTTTTCGGAAATGAAGTTTACGGAGTTGCTCAGGAAGCTGTTGCTCTTTGCGATGGCTGCATCGAAATTCCGCAATTGGGAACCAAACACTCTTTAAACATTTCTGTAAGTGCCGGAATTGTAGTCTGGGATTTGTTCCAAAAACTTAGCTGGCCGAAATAG
- the folK gene encoding 2-amino-4-hydroxy-6-hydroxymethyldihydropteridine diphosphokinase: protein MKSQHQVVLSIGSNEGNRLANIEDCIRLIHQEVGTIIQVSKLYETPAWGFESDAFYNCALILHTNASAQKVLNQVLKVEKQLGRIRGNQEGYQARTIDIDLIVFDDEIIESEKLQIPHPLMQNRKFVLLPMQDLKLDWKHPVFQKTISELIAITPDDSVCTVVQDLKNPLGDIPLEKFNYIAFEGNIGAGKTTLSHKIAEDFNAKTVLERFADNPFLPKFYKDQNRYAFPLEMSFLADRYQQLSDDLAQFDLFKDFVVADYHIFKSLIFAKITLAEDEYRLYRNLFDIIYKEMQKPDLYVYLYQNTGRLLENIKRRGRNYEQNISAEYLDKINTGYLDYIKSQTDLNVLIIDVSDRDFVKKHEDYLFILDEIRKKI, encoded by the coding sequence ATGAAATCACAGCATCAGGTCGTATTATCTATAGGAAGTAACGAAGGAAATCGTTTAGCAAACATCGAAGATTGTATTCGTTTGATACATCAGGAAGTAGGGACCATAATTCAGGTTTCAAAGCTATATGAAACACCTGCCTGGGGTTTTGAAAGTGATGCTTTTTATAATTGTGCTCTTATTTTACACACCAATGCTTCTGCACAGAAAGTACTTAATCAGGTGCTGAAAGTAGAAAAACAATTAGGACGCATCCGTGGAAATCAGGAAGGATATCAAGCCCGTACGATTGACATTGATCTGATTGTTTTTGACGATGAAATTATTGAGTCGGAAAAACTTCAGATTCCGCACCCGTTAATGCAAAACAGAAAATTTGTATTGCTGCCCATGCAGGATTTGAAATTAGATTGGAAACATCCTGTTTTTCAGAAAACCATATCCGAATTAATTGCAATTACACCGGACGATAGTGTTTGTACTGTTGTTCAGGATTTGAAAAACCCGTTGGGAGATATTCCGCTTGAGAAGTTTAATTATATTGCTTTTGAAGGCAATATCGGGGCAGGAAAAACGACTTTATCACATAAAATAGCGGAAGATTTTAATGCTAAAACCGTTTTAGAACGTTTTGCAGACAATCCGTTTTTGCCTAAGTTTTATAAAGATCAAAACCGATATGCTTTTCCGTTAGAGATGTCTTTTCTGGCAGACCGATACCAGCAGCTATCAGATGATTTGGCTCAATTTGATTTGTTTAAAGATTTTGTGGTAGCCGATTACCATATTTTTAAATCGCTGATTTTTGCCAAAATCACACTTGCTGAAGATGAATATCGTTTGTACAGAAACTTATTTGATATTATCTACAAAGAAATGCAAAAGCCCGATTTGTATGTGTATTTGTATCAGAATACAGGCCGATTGCTGGAAAATATCAAACGACGCGGACGAAATTATGAACAAAATATTTCGGCCGAATATTTAGATAAAATCAATACCGGTTACTTGGATTATATTAAATCACAAACAGATTTAAATGTTCTGATTATTGATGTCTCAGACCGTGATTTTGTAAAAAAACACGAAGACTACCTTTTTATTCTCGATGAAATACGCAAGAAGATCTAA
- a CDS encoding DUF1508 domain-containing protein: MGAFVISKRFNDEYKFVFTSRKGKVIFTSLSYELKFECEEDIEKFKANMDQAKFLKFKGSGGKYFFKLMLGELHFATSRKYTTELLLQKGIKEIVTYGSRSEILDFSSSESIFEDEEEGEEAVLDEEMMEG; encoded by the coding sequence ATGGGTGCCTTTGTAATTAGTAAGCGGTTTAACGACGAGTATAAATTTGTTTTTACTTCGAGAAAGGGAAAAGTGATATTTACGAGTTTGAGTTATGAATTGAAGTTTGAGTGCGAAGAAGATATTGAGAAATTTAAAGCAAATATGGATCAGGCTAAGTTTTTAAAATTTAAAGGCTCAGGAGGAAAGTATTTTTTTAAATTGATGTTAGGGGAGCTTCATTTTGCGACAAGCCGTAAATACACGACAGAATTGCTTTTGCAGAAAGGAATCAAGGAGATTGTTACGTACGGCTCACGATCTGAGATTTTGGACTTCTCATCAAGTGAATCGATTTTCGAAGACGAAGAGGAGGGGGAGGAAGCGGTTTTGGATGAAGAGATGATGGAGGGGTAA
- a CDS encoding DUF1573 domain-containing protein, which produces MKKIILIAMLTVVGITASNAQSTKKKAAKVEGAGMAFETETIDYGTIAHNADGKREFVFVNNGSKPLIITNTQGSCGCTVPTSPKEPIAPGAKGTIGVKYATDRVGAFTKTVTVTSNAEGQPTKVLTIKGTVLPDPVKS; this is translated from the coding sequence ATGAAAAAAATAATTTTAATCGCAATGTTGACTGTAGTTGGAATTACAGCTTCTAACGCTCAAAGTACTAAGAAAAAAGCAGCTAAAGTTGAAGGAGCTGGAATGGCTTTCGAAACTGAAACAATTGACTACGGAACTATCGCTCACAATGCAGATGGAAAACGTGAGTTTGTTTTTGTAAACAACGGAAGCAAGCCACTTATCATTACGAACACACAAGGATCTTGTGGTTGTACGGTACCAACTTCACCAAAAGAGCCAATCGCTCCGGGTGCAAAAGGTACTATCGGTGTAAAATATGCTACTGACAGAGTTGGTGCTTTTACAAAAACGGTAACGGTTACTTCTAATGCTGAAGGACAACCAACAAAAGTACTTACCATTAAAGGTACTGTTTTACCAGATCCGGTTAAAAGCTAA
- a CDS encoding PG1828 family lipoprotein, which yields MKKVFLSLAVVAVLTVVSCKKADAAATEAVDSTAVAVDSAAAVVDSAAATVDSAAAKVDSAAAKVEEAAAPAKK from the coding sequence ATGAAAAAAGTATTTTTAAGTTTAGCTGTTGTTGCTGTTTTAACTGTTGTATCTTGTAAAAAAGCTGACGCTGCAGCTACTGAAGCTGTAGATTCTACTGCTGTTGCTGTTGATTCTGCTGCTGCTGTAGTTGATTCTGCTGCTGCAACTGTTGATTCTGCTGCTGCAAAAGTTGATTCAGCTGCTGCAAAAGTTGAAGAAGCTGCTGCTCCTGCTAAAAAGTAA
- the mutS gene encoding DNA mismatch repair protein MutS: MAAKEKVVKETPLMKQYNEIKRKYPDACLLFRVGDFYETFGEDAIRASKILGITLTKRGAGSETETALAGFPHHSINTYLPKLVKAGLRVAICDQLEDPKMTKTIVKRGVTELVTPGVSLNDEVLQSKTNNFLASVYFAKNSIGVSFLDVSTGEFLAAQGNAEYIDKLLQNFSPSEVLVPKNNKNDFKEAFGETFHSFYLEDWIYKEDYALETLTKHFQTSSLKGFGIEELKEGIIASGAVLYYLSETQHNRVQHITTIQRIAEDAYVWMDRFTIRNLELYHSYNPNAVTLLDVIDRTLSPMGGRLLKRWLALPLKDSTKIKDRHEVVSYLKLNQEVLQDIQYQIKQISDLERLISKIATGKISPREIVYLKESLDAIIPIKTLALDSPQEAVKVIGDSLHACDLLREKIKTTLNQDAPVAVAKGNVIAKGISEELDDLRAISTSGKEYLEGIEKRESERTGISSLKISFNNVFGYYIEVRNTHKDKVPTEWIRKQTLVNAERYITEELKEYETKILGAEEKIHKIETDLFEKLVSWISTYIKPVQMNAYLVAQLDCLCSFTQLAIENQYVCPEIDETFELEIKNGRHPVIEKQLPVGTPYIANDVFLDRETQQLIMITGPNMSGKSAILRQTALIVLLAQMGSFVPADSVRMGIVDKIFTRVGASDNISMGESTFMVEMNETASILNNISDRSLVLLDEIGRGTSTYDGISIAWAIAEFLHEHPARPKTLFATHYHELNEMTESLPRIQNYNVAVKELKDTVLFVRKLVKGGSAHSFGIHVAKMAGMPQIVILKAQKLLKKLEKNHSSDALNGIKSGEEEMQMSFFNLDDPLLEEIKEEIMGLDINAITPVEALMKLNEIKRMLVKK, from the coding sequence TTGGCAGCGAAAGAGAAAGTGGTGAAGGAAACACCCTTAATGAAACAGTACAATGAAATCAAGAGAAAATATCCTGATGCCTGTTTGCTTTTCAGAGTAGGAGATTTCTACGAAACCTTTGGAGAAGACGCCATCAGAGCTTCTAAAATTCTGGGTATAACACTAACAAAAAGAGGTGCGGGTTCTGAAACCGAAACAGCTTTGGCAGGGTTTCCACACCATTCTATTAATACCTATTTGCCAAAATTAGTAAAGGCAGGACTTCGTGTAGCAATTTGCGATCAGTTGGAAGATCCTAAAATGACTAAAACAATCGTGAAACGTGGCGTTACCGAATTGGTGACTCCGGGTGTTTCTTTAAACGATGAGGTTTTACAGTCAAAAACAAATAACTTTTTGGCCTCTGTTTATTTTGCTAAAAACAGTATCGGAGTTTCTTTTCTGGATGTTTCCACGGGTGAATTCTTAGCAGCGCAGGGAAATGCAGAGTATATTGATAAATTATTGCAGAACTTTAGTCCAAGTGAGGTTTTAGTTCCAAAGAATAATAAAAATGATTTTAAGGAGGCTTTCGGAGAGACTTTTCATAGTTTTTATCTGGAAGACTGGATTTATAAAGAAGATTATGCTTTAGAGACCCTTACCAAGCATTTTCAAACCTCTTCACTAAAAGGTTTTGGGATTGAAGAGTTAAAAGAAGGGATTATTGCTTCGGGAGCGGTGTTGTATTATTTGTCGGAAACACAACACAACCGCGTACAGCATATCACAACAATTCAACGAATCGCAGAAGACGCTTATGTTTGGATGGATCGTTTTACCATTCGAAATTTAGAATTATACCACAGTTATAACCCAAATGCAGTTACGCTTCTGGATGTTATTGACAGAACCCTTTCGCCAATGGGAGGACGTTTGTTGAAACGTTGGTTGGCACTTCCTTTAAAAGATAGTACTAAAATAAAAGACCGTCATGAAGTGGTTTCTTATTTGAAATTAAATCAGGAAGTCCTGCAAGACATTCAGTATCAAATCAAACAGATTTCAGATTTGGAGCGTTTGATTTCAAAAATAGCAACAGGGAAAATTTCACCACGCGAGATTGTGTATCTTAAAGAATCGCTGGATGCTATCATTCCAATCAAAACTTTGGCACTTGATAGTCCTCAGGAAGCGGTAAAAGTAATTGGAGACAGTTTGCATGCCTGTGATTTGTTAAGAGAAAAAATTAAAACTACTTTAAATCAGGATGCGCCTGTTGCCGTGGCAAAAGGAAATGTAATTGCAAAAGGCATCAGTGAAGAATTAGATGATTTAAGAGCGATTTCAACCTCCGGAAAAGAATATTTAGAAGGTATTGAAAAAAGAGAATCAGAGCGCACAGGAATTTCTTCGTTGAAGATTTCATTCAATAATGTTTTCGGATATTATATTGAAGTTCGAAATACACATAAAGATAAAGTGCCGACAGAATGGATTCGTAAACAAACCTTGGTAAATGCAGAGCGTTATATTACCGAAGAATTAAAAGAATACGAAACAAAGATCTTAGGTGCAGAAGAGAAGATTCATAAAATCGAAACGGATCTTTTTGAGAAGTTGGTTTCCTGGATTTCGACTTATATAAAGCCGGTTCAGATGAATGCTTATTTGGTGGCGCAATTAGATTGTTTGTGTTCGTTTACGCAACTTGCTATAGAGAATCAGTATGTATGTCCTGAAATTGATGAGACTTTTGAGTTGGAAATTAAGAACGGTAGGCATCCGGTTATCGAGAAACAATTACCGGTTGGAACGCCTTATATAGCCAATGATGTTTTCTTAGACAGAGAAACACAACAGCTTATTATGATTACGGGACCCAATATGTCTGGTAAGTCGGCTATTTTGAGACAAACGGCTTTGATTGTATTGCTGGCTCAAATGGGAAGTTTTGTTCCGGCAGACAGTGTGAGAATGGGGATCGTGGATAAAATTTTTACCAGAGTAGGAGCATCGGATAATATTTCGATGGGAGAATCGACTTTTATGGTAGAGATGAATGAGACGGCTTCTATTTTGAATAATATTTCAGATCGTAGTTTGGTGTTGCTTGATGAAATTGGTAGAGGAACCAGTACGTATGATGGTATTTCTATTGCGTGGGCCATTGCAGAGTTTTTGCATGAGCATCCGGCAAGACCAAAAACGTTATTTGCGACGCATTACCACGAGCTAAATGAAATGACGGAATCATTGCCGAGGATTCAGAATTATAATGTGGCAGTAAAAGAATTAAAAGATACCGTTCTTTTTGTTAGAAAGCTTGTAAAAGGCGGTAGCGCACATAGTTTTGGTATTCATGTAGCGAAAATGGCGGGAATGCCGCAAATTGTTATTTTGAAAGCGCAGAAGTTATTGAAGAAATTAGAGAAGAATCATTCCAGCGATGCTTTAAACGGAATCAAATCCGGAGAAGAAGAAATGCAAATGAGTTTCTTTAATTTAGATGATCCTTTGTTAGAAGAGATAAAAGAAGAAATTATGGGGCTTGATATCAACGCGATCACACCGGTTGAAGCGTTAATGAAGCTTAATGAGATTAAAAGAATGTTAGTGAAAAAATAA
- the sppA gene encoding signal peptide peptidase SppA → MKFLGNVIATVIGIFVFIMLFFFGVLLIGAIFGGSETVSAKADSVIELDLRKIRNDYAGKYKDPWVTVFSDQKDVGLSDVINAIEAAEADDNIKGISILNDQSSLGLAQCKDLRNALEKFKKSGKFVWAYANTYSQKEYYLNSVANTVYLNPAGDLDFKGLSSEIMFFKDFQDKSGIHMEVIRHGKYKSAVEPFLENKMSDANREQVTALLNSIWSTVSNDISKSRNIPVAKLNEIANGLLARTPEMAKAQHLVDIIAYEDVYHNAIKKALKVADDEEYNKISILDYTQNNITTALANTSSDQIAIIYAQGEIQSGEGDVTVIGEGSMRRSLQEARKNKDVKAIVLRIDSPGGSALTSDLIWREIEITKKVKPIVVSMGNYAASGGYYIACNANKIFAESNTITGSIGVFGVLPNFTPLATKLGINTEQVKTHENSANYSPFVPLDENFKAFTLEGVENIYKTFVTRVAEGRKMTFAQVDAIAQGRVWSGSEAIKIGLVDQIGGLNAAIAEAAKIAKIKSYSTQNYPEYEKSFDDLLSGLPFAKSKEAFIKEEIGEENYRILEQVKRFQKQKGVQAMLPYGINIQ, encoded by the coding sequence ATGAAATTTCTAGGAAATGTAATTGCCACTGTGATTGGTATTTTTGTATTCATTATGCTATTCTTTTTTGGAGTACTTCTAATTGGAGCTATTTTTGGAGGAAGCGAAACCGTTTCTGCCAAAGCTGATTCTGTTATCGAATTAGATCTGAGAAAAATCAGAAATGACTATGCCGGAAAATACAAAGACCCTTGGGTTACCGTTTTTTCAGACCAAAAAGATGTTGGTTTAAGTGATGTTATTAACGCCATTGAAGCCGCTGAAGCTGACGATAATATTAAAGGTATTTCAATCTTAAACGATCAATCTTCGTTGGGACTTGCGCAATGTAAAGATTTAAGGAATGCGCTTGAAAAATTTAAAAAGTCAGGTAAATTTGTTTGGGCTTATGCTAATACTTACTCTCAAAAAGAATATTATTTAAACTCCGTTGCCAATACGGTTTATCTAAACCCTGCGGGAGATTTAGATTTTAAAGGTCTTTCGTCTGAAATCATGTTTTTTAAAGATTTTCAGGACAAATCCGGTATTCACATGGAAGTGATACGCCACGGAAAATACAAAAGTGCTGTTGAACCCTTTTTAGAAAACAAAATGAGCGATGCTAACAGAGAGCAAGTAACCGCTCTTTTAAATTCGATCTGGTCAACGGTTTCTAACGACATCTCAAAAAGCAGAAATATACCGGTAGCCAAACTAAATGAAATTGCAAACGGTCTCTTAGCAAGAACACCGGAAATGGCCAAAGCACAACATTTAGTTGACATTATCGCTTATGAAGATGTTTACCATAATGCCATCAAAAAAGCATTAAAAGTTGCTGATGATGAAGAGTACAACAAAATCTCGATCTTAGACTACACACAAAATAACATTACAACAGCTTTAGCGAATACCTCTAGTGATCAGATTGCTATTATTTACGCTCAAGGCGAAATTCAAAGCGGCGAAGGTGATGTTACGGTAATTGGTGAAGGATCCATGCGTCGTTCTTTGCAGGAAGCCCGAAAAAACAAAGACGTTAAAGCTATTGTTCTTAGAATTGACAGTCCGGGCGGAAGTGCTTTGACTTCTGATTTGATCTGGAGAGAAATTGAAATTACCAAAAAAGTAAAACCTATTGTAGTATCTATGGGTAATTACGCGGCATCCGGCGGATATTACATTGCTTGTAACGCAAATAAAATTTTTGCTGAGAGCAATACAATAACCGGTTCGATTGGAGTTTTTGGAGTATTACCCAATTTTACGCCCTTAGCGACTAAATTAGGAATTAATACTGAACAAGTAAAAACACACGAAAATTCAGCCAATTACAGTCCGTTTGTGCCATTAGACGAAAACTTTAAAGCCTTTACCTTAGAAGGTGTAGAAAACATCTATAAAACTTTTGTAACACGCGTAGCTGAGGGTAGAAAAATGACTTTTGCTCAGGTAGATGCGATCGCTCAGGGAAGAGTGTGGTCCGGTAGTGAGGCTATAAAAATTGGTTTGGTTGACCAAATTGGCGGACTAAACGCCGCTATTGCAGAAGCTGCTAAAATTGCTAAAATAAAATCATACAGCACACAGAATTATCCGGAGTACGAAAAATCATTTGACGATTTATTATCCGGCCTGCCTTTTGCAAAATCAAAAGAAGCTTTCATAAAAGAAGAAATTGGTGAGGAAAATTACAGGATTTTAGAACAGGTAAAAAGATTCCAAAAACAAAAAGGAGTTCAGGCTATGTTGCCTTACGGAATCAACATTCAATAA
- a CDS encoding DegT/DnrJ/EryC1/StrS family aminotransferase codes for MKKIQMVDLKSQYEKIKTTVDASIQEVLDTNTYINGPLVHQFQKNLEDYLGAKHVIPCANGTDALQIAMMGLDLKPGDEVITADFTFAATVEVIALLQLTPVLVDVDMNNMNIDIEALKNAITPKTKAIVPVHLFGRAANMDAIMEIAAEHNLYVIEDNAQAIGADYISKSGVKSKVGVIGHVAATSFFPSKNLGCYGDGGAIFTNDDKLAHIIRGIVNHGMYERYHHDVVGVNSRLDSIQAAVLNAKLPLLDEYNTARRLAATKYNAAFAGNKKIITPEFDVDQNDHVFHQYVLRVIDADRNGLMQHLLDKGIPCAIYYPIPLHSQKAYVDVRYKEEQFPVTNQLVQEVIALPMHTELDDEQIKFITDSVIEFLK; via the coding sequence ATGAAAAAAATTCAAATGGTTGACTTAAAGAGTCAATACGAGAAAATAAAAACTACAGTTGATGCTTCGATTCAAGAAGTTTTAGATACAAATACTTATATAAACGGACCATTAGTTCATCAGTTTCAAAAAAATCTGGAAGACTATTTAGGTGCAAAACACGTAATTCCTTGCGCAAACGGAACCGATGCCTTGCAAATTGCGATGATGGGATTGGATCTTAAACCGGGAGATGAGGTTATTACAGCAGATTTTACCTTTGCTGCAACAGTTGAGGTGATTGCTTTGTTGCAATTGACTCCGGTTTTGGTTGATGTTGATATGAATAATATGAACATTGATATCGAAGCGCTTAAAAATGCAATTACTCCAAAAACAAAAGCAATTGTTCCGGTACATTTATTCGGACGTGCTGCTAATATGGATGCGATCATGGAAATTGCTGCTGAGCACAATTTATATGTAATTGAAGACAATGCGCAAGCAATTGGAGCGGATTATATTTCTAAGTCAGGAGTAAAAAGCAAAGTTGGAGTAATTGGTCACGTGGCTGCTACTTCATTTTTCCCGTCTAAAAACTTAGGTTGTTACGGAGATGGTGGAGCGATTTTCACAAACGATGATAAATTGGCTCACATTATCCGCGGAATCGTAAATCACGGAATGTACGAGCGTTACCACCACGATGTTGTGGGTGTGAATTCACGTTTAGACAGTATCCAAGCTGCTGTTTTAAATGCGAAATTACCTTTATTGGACGAATATAATACAGCACGTCGTTTGGCTGCAACAAAATACAACGCTGCTTTTGCAGGGAATAAAAAGATTATAACTCCGGAATTTGATGTGGATCAAAACGATCACGTTTTTCATCAGTATGTTTTAAGAGTTATTGATGCGGACCGTAATGGTTTAATGCAACATTTGTTGGACAAAGGAATTCCTTGTGCGATTTACTACCCAATTCCTTTGCATTCACAAAAAGCGTATGTTGATGTTCGTTATAAAGAAGAGCAGTTTCCTGTTACCAATCAATTAGTACAGGAAGTAATCGCTTTACCGATGCATACAGAATTAGATGACGAACAGATTAAATTTATTACCGATAGTGTTATTGAATTTTTGAAATAG